aaatttattattgtttttttaaagaatttcaaatatttttctatttatttaggTATGTCTGAATTCATAGATTTTTTACAAtacctgaaattttaaattttgattatttctggaACATTACGAATATAAGAGttaatacactgaaataaatatcATGATTGTTGCTATTAGTTTTGCATATAGATTTTTGCAAAATGCTTCTGTACATAAACGGTGTGAGCCCTGCATATAAACTCTATCAGCATTACGTATACATGGATATGAATTTTAAATATGCTAACGCATATAAAATGTATGTTCACAGCACATGAACAGTATATGCAATGCTCACAGATTTTAATATGCACCCACTTATAATATGTTTGTTGcaaattcatagtttttaatatacttttcatttgatttttaatagaaacgtgctttatttttatttggtatcgctaatgtaaaatttctgtttcaattttctttcaatatttattacaatgtttttatttatgatGCTACTAATTTacgttttttatttgaaagtgtttttgtttttcgggGAGGGTTTGTTATTTGTGagtgtgttttttatttatattctaAGTCTAGTTCTAAGTACTCTTACAAGCAATCGCATTTGACAGCGGGAACCTCTTTTGGCAGGCCGTTGGTAAGTGGCCGGATCTTGGTGGCAATGATTCGTTGCTAACTCACTTCGCTGCCAAGGTGCACTTCCTGAGTTCGACGTTCTCCTATTCGTGAGCAGGACGATGTGGCCCGACGCGAAGAAAGTGGGTTAGGAGGTAGCACCAATCCCCAATGGAGGTCAGGCAGATCGATGGAAGATGTGGATGGCAGAACCAGCTCCATCGAAAACTGGTCTCAATCGACGCCTCCGGTCTCGGTAAGCACTTGAACAAGCCAACAGTCCTCTCCGAATCGCGACCAACTCCTTTCCGGAACGAATCTTTGGAGATTCCTGCAGCAACTGATCCTGCGTTAACCGGGTCATCTCGGCACCAGCTGAAATGGCGCACGCACTTTTATCATCCGCACTAAAGTGGACCCTTTGTTGGGGGTTCAACATCTACACCAAAACTCACCCCGAAGTCTGCTCAGGTCCGACAGAATGTCTTTGGCCGCCGGCGCTGTGACATCCTTCCGAGCAGATCATCGTGCGTTACGTGGAGCTCCTCGGCGTGGGTGTATCAGGGGGTTGACGAGCTGACTCCCAGGTTGGCGTAACGAAACGTTGCTGTATCTTGATCGCTTTTGAGATGGGTTGGTTACGGCGGCCGCCGGAACGGGTTTGCGGCGTCCACTTCGTCTGCCCTTCTCACCTTCCAGATCTAACAGTGGCTTGCACACCAATCTCTTTTCCTTTTCGTCCCGCTAGCAATCCTCGACCTAGATCGCTTCCTGCAAGCGTCCTGGGCACAGTACCCGCGATCTCCCCTCGACGGCGGAGGACTCCTGTACCGGTCGCGGGTTTCCATTTGCGGGACCACGATCCGACGCCGGAGATGGGCGTTTaagctggaagaaaaaaggaTTGTAAAATCTCGCCGTTCGAAACAATACCTAAATGTCTACAACCTTTTGCTGGAtggttaaatgttttaaataactaCCTACAccttttttacttttgaaaacaactcgtttttaaagaaaattcgaAATTATTTTGCACCAAATCACGAGCAAACCGATTTTATGCAATTCTTCGCCATGTTGTATGAGTGGTTTTGCACACCTTCGAGCATGCTGAGTATCACTCATAAATGTTGTGAGCATTGCATAAAAAGTTGTATGTGTAAAAGCATCCCAGTCAAAttaatccgaattctgaaacggaatctaattagaatcgtatacaaattccgtttcaaacgcaacaaccggttcgaacacggaaccggttgttgcgtttgaaacggaatttgtatacgattctaattagattccgtttcagaattcggattgattatACTGGGATACTGCAAAAATCTATACTATCGTGAACATACAACTTATATGCGGTGCTCACAAAGTTTGTTTGCGAGAATAATATCGTTTAATAGGCAGGAAACAAACTCGGTTATGTGCAACGCGCATATAAAATCCATAAAGGGTTTTATCCAAATTATATGTGGAACATATAATGTTTAAATCGACCATCTATATATTTTATAACGCTAGTTCAAGACAAAGTTATGTGCAATTAGCATATAgaattaatcatgattttagcacagacaaacagacgtgactctccatacaaatattttttgaaattcatcgtCCTTCGTCAAACCAacaaatcacggcgacgccagcgctgcctggtgagcttatgccgaagcgcagcccaaacataccaatacaaacccattactgtcatgtgtcatgtcagtgtatgcgtgagacaatcaagcttaacgattgtaaacatcaacagctgatttaaataatgttgttgttgcttaTCGTCAGTActcgatgaaataaaaataaaaattaacaccGACGGCCGAAGATGACGGCCAAACCATGCGGCAGCATCAGCAACGACGCACCACAACCGCAACGACAGAGACCAAACCAATAGTGGGGCAAAGAGTATGTCCTCGCTAGTCAGCCGCTCATCTGACCCTGGTCGAAACTGCCCCAATCTTGTCCCGCAAAGCCTGGATTGTGGATCACCGTTAGAATTCCTGAATTCTAtcatattttgttgttttcatttgctgccacgtgctcacgctcaactttacaacaacaaaaacacattaCACACACTGAGgaaagacgggcgagctgtcacgatagcagcgccatcagcgccgggtgagtggatgccgaagctaaattgcatttgaaataaccgttttggCTCGGTTATTGAAGGACGATGATTCcgaactcgagtgtcccgtctgtttgtctgtgattttAGTTTCCGTGTagaatttcaggattttttagaTCATGTTGAAAGCTTggaatttttggtaatattaagaacctataaaatttaaaataatttgtagagtttgagaattttaggaatttctggaatcttagaattttaaaaatttctcgaATTTTTGGAAGcctaggaattttaggaattgaaaaaaaaatcatttatttcctAATATGTACAGGAATTTTAATTGGCttgcaaatttgaataattttcaaaagaagttatgtttgtttttctcaaataaaattacggaaattatgttttattgaatttggataatcaagtatcaataaaaccacctttttcattgtttgttatcattagaacatcgtattttgcttttatattaaaatgggaattgaaaatggatgctcaacattcaaatgcgtttttctcaaaaaggatgAAAAATTTCTTGATATCTTTAGAATTACAGAAATGTTAATGGTTTtagaaatttcataaattttatgaatattaGGAATTTTAGAACTATACGAAATTTCAGAGTTACAaataattatcttttttttattttaaaagttttttggattttggatctTGTAATTGAGTAAATAaggtttttttgagtttttggaatttgtaattatttgggtttccttaatttttttatatattgtaGTTCCTGCAATGCTTGGCATTTTTgcctgaattttaaaattatagattTATTTGTAGCGACGCATGCTACATATTGTCATCAGGTACTATGGAAAACGTACTGGACGGAACACTTcgctcaattgggtactaaagccctatgtcaattttcatgtacaacggtaaaaaacacgattaaaaaccatttctaatccctttttttcattttaatgcaaatttttttttgacaagacaacattttttcgatggatcaactatggtccccttggaacaagctgtcaagtaggagcttttctgtcaagaaggaccacgaggttaatttttcaaaattgatttaaaaatccattttaaactctttggggtcatacaaagggtcattgtgctcagaaaaataagctttttcgctgtaaacaataatatcagcaatctaagcttcattttaggacccaattgagatAAGACAAGTTCATTCCGTTTATCCTACTGCTTTGTCCCGGGACCACGTTTGGCTGGTCCAACCCGACTATGTTCACGGCGGGAAAGTCGACTTTCTTAtagcaaaatattttaagtattccccaagtaacattttaagctttatcaaagctgtcacaaccgctataaaacctatcagccaaaaccaacattaaaaccaccaagtcgtaacagcctccccagaaccccgataaacctcacttaaaacccaaaaggacctccgcaaaaggttgttacggcctatttataaaacccacataggagttcaaggctttacgacgaaatcctaacaacctccttaaagccttgataaagcctttgttaaaaccttgtTAGGAGTTAgggaaaatgacatttcatacgtcttcatgcGTCTTATGACAAACAGATTTTAttctggcaaaaaaaataagtcttcgtcttgccaaatgaaattatggagatggttgtcaaaaatggtgatgatgatatgatagatattggaggtaattgaaataatttcaaacctTATTTCTCGAAAttggtggctcaaattcagctgcggttaaaattttattgatgattgtaggggagatagagccaaaaaaatcaactcgcttcatcaaaaatcattattttgtaatcatagtttttaatgttaaaaaaatattgtgttgcaaatctttgcaaaaaatgttcaaattatgtttaaacTTCTGTGGCTATGCTAACGATGTCACAAATTCATCAtaattgtgtgttttcatcaaatttatgatttttaatttttttctgccaatatggcggtcaatcatattcaatcagagcacgcgtttagcgccatatttatgcactgctttttggccgcgataaatgctctattaggagcttatggttttaagtgagctttttgcatgcctaatggcacttgacagctacaacacccttggttttaacaaagcatgcgataaaaccgtttggcatggcattgcctctattaaaactttcataaaaccttattgaaagccagtcggcttttattttcacccggttttatgtccgaggcataaaaccttgttagaacctattaattagctcttgcttgttggttgcggtgaatgcccaaataaaactagtaagcaatcaagatgctacaataaaaccctcataaaacttggtggtggctagttggtttaaaaatgttacttgggagtgTACTTCGCTGTTATTTAAATGTTGAATTTCTCGATATAAAACGCCGTTCATCAGTGCTTTAATAACGAGTTTTTCCTGTAAATTTTACAATGACAAATGCTGTTCAAcagtgaaatttaattttgttaagaataaattaaaacagGTCATTTTACGCAGAAGTatatattttaaagcaaattatttcacaattttattattattagcaCTCGATTCGACTCTTCTGGTGGCCCTCGCATCCCAAGTCCAGCTACACCCTAgaaacattttaggttttaagtaggccataaaagcctatttacactcaaaatcagaagtacccttcaaaaagggttttatctaccctttatctgtcatcccaaagaaaaaaaccctttttgagggttacttccacccttttttcaagtttaccggtagtaaccctttgcaaaagggtgacgacgggtgaacttgaaaaaaagggtggaagtaaccctcaaaaaggtttttttttctttgggatgaccagggggtagcgaagaagccgccatcttggaagttcagataacaaacactcAGAATCAGTATTATTCATATTACTATGGTAACACGAatgtgttatcctggttaaactcaaaagtcccatgcaaatgggtaaaaccaaactgaaaatgtgtaatgccgattcacagtgtacgggcgcactgtttgatCGACACGCAAATTccagataacacagatctgtgtaaaaaaattacacagattgtAGAAcatgttctagctgtcaaaactgtgtagttttataacacagatctgtgtaaaaagttACACAGATTTCCGATCAGCTTTCCTTTCAAATCTGGGTAAAAAAGGAAAAGCtaagatggcgtcgctattgcAGCAAACTATTGTAAGTTTTTCCTCGTGatcaaaatattggaaaattattaaaatacttCAATGTTTTTAGACTTATCAGCAAACTGATCATCGTATGCACCATAAACCCCTTGGGAGCAGTGCTCGTATTTGGATTCAAGGTAATGTATCTCATAAATATTTGCTTGGTAATCCTAACCTAACTCAATGTTTATTCAAGTTGTCTCACACACACTGATTTCCTCCGACGTGGTGCTTTTGCGGAACCTCGGAAGTCCAGAGCCCCGGAACTCGAGCCCGCGCTAACCATTTTCCCAGTTCCGGTTCCGAGCGGAGAGTTCCATGGACAGCATTAGTAAACGGACACTGTCAGCTTTTCCGGGCCGGGGAAGTACGCTGAGTGGTCAAATATTTAGTTTATGTTGTCTTATGTATAAAACCCAAAACAAAGATTAATAATTGacattatattttttacttgtattggcctgaaaaatcaaaattagattctgattttttttttaatttttacccgGATTCTGTGCAAAATTTTACCCAGAATCTGTGTAATATTTTACccagaatctgtgtaaaattttacacagatttgacagacaACGGTTGTACACAGTTCTGTGTACAAGGCTTTTACACAGATTCTGTGTATTCCAGGTTTTGAGCGatctgtgtcaaattttacacagatctgtgttatttgGATTTTCGGTGGACCACACGGAAAACATGCATTAGTCtttaaagacttatttttagcctTTTTTGAAGTTCGGTCGGTATTGTCAgaaaaaagcctaaaaattagtctttttttgGGCCTaatttttagtctttttttagaacttggtgcaaaactaagaaaaagactaaattttaggcttttcTGTACTATAAAGTTTTGGCTCACGTTGTGACATGTCAAATCAGAAATCTCAAGTCAAGTCTTTTGTTTGTGTCTTGTTCCGGGTTATATTTCGGGAGGAATTTGGCCAGCAGCTAGGTAAGTTGTGGTGCCTTTTTGCAGGAAGGAACCGGTCGGTGTGAGCGAGCTGGCCGAAAGGTGTTTCCGCGGGAGATTGCGTACGTTCCTCCAGTGGAGGAGGAGGATGAAACTGCGGGTGCTGAATGTTCCGCTCAAGTGATCAGGAAGAGGACGGAATATTCAACTCCCGGCGGCTTCTAGACGGTAGACAACGGCAGCAGCGGAAAAGGAGTACGAAAGAGAAGAGGTATTTGTATCCGCCGGAAGTTGTTACGTCGTGTTTATGAACGCTGGAGGAGGTGCATTTTGAACGCGGGTTGTGACGACGAAAAAGCTCAAAATCCATCCGCCGGGGATTCCAAAGTGGAAGTGGAAGAAGACGCAGAAGCGGAAGCGGTGATTGGGGTCGGTGGTAGTTTGTGGTTGTTGTGgatgtggtggtggtggaggagtgtgtgtgtgtgtgtgtttccgaaattttgagaatttgtttgtttgctacccggatgtgtgtgtgtgttcaaaaattcaaaaaaaaattaaaaatttaaaaattttaaaacttcaaaatttaaaaatttaaaaatttaaaaatttaaaaatttaaaaatttaaaaatttaaaaatttaaaaatttaaaaatttaaaaatttaaaaaatttaaaaatttaaaaatttaaaaatataaaaatttaaaaatttaaaaatttaaaaatttaaaaatttaaaaatttaaaaatttaaaaatttaaaaatttaaaaatttaaaaatttaaaaatttaaaaatttaaaaatttagaaatttaaaaatttaaaaatttaaaaatttaaaaatttaaaaatttaaaaatttaaaaatttaaaaatttaaaaatttaaaaatttaaaaatttaaaaatttaaaaatttaaaaatttaaaaatttaaaaatttaaaaatttaaaaatttaaaaatttaaaaatttaaaaatttaaaaatttaaaaatttaaaaatttaaaaatttaaaaatttaaaaatttaaaaatttaaaaatttaaaaatttaaaaatttaaaaatttaaaaatttaaaaatttaaaaatttaaaaatttaaaaatttaaaaatttaaaaatttaaaaatttaaaaatttaaaaatttaaaaatttaaaaatttaaaaatttaaaaatttaaaaatttaaaaatttaaaaatttaaaaatttaaaaatttaaaaatttaaaaatttaaaaatttaaaaatttaaaaatttaaaaatttaa
This is a stretch of genomic DNA from Culex pipiens pallens isolate TS chromosome 1, TS_CPP_V2, whole genome shotgun sequence. It encodes these proteins:
- the LOC120429563 gene encoding uncharacterized protein LOC120429563, translated to MICSEGCHSAGGQRHSVGPEQTSGWCRDDPVNAGSVAAGISKDSFRKGVGRDSERTVGLFKCLPRPEASIETSFRWSWFCHPHLPSICLTSIGDWCYLLTHFLRVGPHRPAHE